One genomic region from Campylobacter concisus encodes:
- a CDS encoding response regulator transcription factor encodes MVRILLVEDDEILLDLISEYLVENGYEVTTSDNAKEALDLAYEQNFDLLILDVKLPQGDGFSLLSSLRELGVSAPSIFTTSLNTIDDLEKGYKSGCDDYLKKPFELKELLIRIQALLKRNFSHHSGDAIKISSEFSFHPQSKTLSKDGKNVNISSKESDLLALFLQNKGKILTKDEIFNKIWKFDEEPSELSLRVYIKNLRQILGKDAILNRRGDGYVYV; translated from the coding sequence ATGGTTAGAATTTTGCTCGTTGAAGATGATGAAATTTTACTTGATCTCATCAGTGAGTATCTAGTTGAAAATGGCTATGAAGTAACCACTTCAGATAACGCCAAAGAAGCGCTTGATCTCGCCTACGAGCAAAATTTCGACCTGCTTATACTTGACGTCAAACTCCCACAAGGAGATGGCTTTTCACTTCTTTCTTCCTTAAGAGAGCTAGGTGTTAGCGCACCTAGCATCTTTACCACCTCGCTAAATACCATAGATGATCTTGAAAAAGGCTACAAAAGTGGTTGCGACGACTATCTAAAAAAGCCATTTGAGCTAAAAGAACTACTCATACGTATACAAGCACTTCTAAAGAGAAATTTCTCACATCATAGCGGCGATGCGATCAAAATTTCAAGTGAATTTAGCTTTCATCCGCAGAGCAAAACACTAAGCAAAGATGGCAAAAATGTAAATATCTCGAGTAAAGAGAGCGACCTACTCGCGCTATTTTTGCAAAACAAAGGCAAAATTTTAACCAAAGATGAAATTTTTAATAAAATTTGGAAATTTGACGAGGAACCAAGCGAACTTAGCCTTCGTGTCTATATCAAAAATTTACGCCAAATTTTAGGCAAAGATGCCATTTTAAATAGGCGTGGGGACGGCTATGTCTATGTCTGA
- a CDS encoding metallophosphoesterase, whose amino-acid sequence MSEQIYIIGDVHGCFNTLLKLIDQFPNKEKSQICFVGDVIDRGPYSCETVELIIQNGYKMVMGNHERRLLSNKDFFLKNKIPFDTSWFYNNGGEETYRSYLIQSINFREKHIEFLESIPVYLEFKDHKNQNGEHLVVSHSAVGKFWDLRDDDRSRDEFRRHVLSGRGDMTQVEGVFNVYGHTPVREAKLYTNSANIDTGCVFNEEGYDKLSALEFPSMKIYTQKNIEKFNKQG is encoded by the coding sequence TTGAGCGAGCAAATTTATATTATAGGCGATGTGCACGGCTGTTTTAATACACTCTTAAAGCTTATCGACCAGTTTCCAAACAAAGAAAAATCACAAATTTGCTTTGTAGGAGATGTGATAGATAGAGGGCCTTATAGCTGTGAGACAGTCGAGCTAATCATACAAAATGGCTACAAAATGGTAATGGGAAATCATGAGCGCAGGCTGCTAAGCAACAAAGATTTCTTTTTAAAAAACAAAATACCATTTGATACAAGTTGGTTTTACAATAATGGCGGCGAAGAAACATACAGATCATATCTAATTCAAAGCATAAATTTCAGAGAAAAACACATAGAATTTTTAGAGAGTATTCCAGTATATTTAGAGTTTAAAGATCACAAAAACCAAAACGGCGAGCATTTGGTTGTTTCGCACTCGGCCGTTGGTAAATTTTGGGACTTAAGAGATGATGATAGATCAAGAGACGAGTTTAGAAGGCATGTACTATCAGGCAGAGGCGATATGACGCAAGTAGAAGGCGTATTTAACGTCTACGGACACACGCCAGTGCGTGAGGCTAAGCTCTATACAAATAGCGCCAATATCGATACAGGATGTGTTTTTAACGAAGAAGGATATGATAAGCTAAGTGCCTTAGAATTTCCATCGATGAAAATTTATACGCAAAAAAATATTGAAAAATTTAATAAACAAGGATAA
- a CDS encoding aldehyde dehydrogenase family protein — MKLLEKYGLFINGEWRDAKDGATLDAKNPANGEHLAKIADATEEDVNDAVRAAREAFKKFKHTTTSERAKLLNKIADIIDENKEHLAKVESMDNGKPIRETLNVDIPFAAEHFRYFAGVIIGEEGSANVLDEKQLSIVLREPIGVVGQIVPWNFPFLMAAWKLAPVIAAGDASVFKPSSETSLSVLELFRLIDKILPKGLINIITGKGSKSGEWIKNHPGLDKLAFTGSTEIGRDIAIAAARRIIPATLELGGKSANIFFSDANLDKALDGLQLGILFNQGQVCCAGSRIFVEESFYDKFIEAAVKKFSTIKVGDPLDPSTQMGSQINKKQAEQILNYVEIGKKEGAKVAVGGKAYTANGCDKGAFVEPTLLVDVTNDMRVAQEEIFGPVGVVIKFKDEAELIKMVNDSEYGLGGGIFTQDITKALRVARSMETGRVWINTYNQIPAGSPFGGYKNSGIGRETHKIILEHYTQMKNIMIDLTGKVSGFYAQ, encoded by the coding sequence ATGAAACTACTAGAAAAATATGGGCTTTTCATAAATGGTGAGTGGCGTGACGCAAAAGACGGCGCTACACTTGATGCAAAAAATCCAGCAAACGGCGAGCACCTTGCAAAGATCGCTGATGCTACCGAAGAAGATGTAAATGACGCAGTTCGTGCTGCACGTGAGGCTTTTAAGAAATTTAAACACACCACAACTAGCGAGCGTGCAAAGCTTTTAAACAAGATCGCTGACATCATTGATGAAAACAAAGAGCACTTGGCAAAAGTTGAGAGCATGGATAACGGCAAGCCGATCCGCGAGACGCTAAATGTTGATATCCCTTTTGCAGCAGAGCATTTTAGATACTTTGCTGGCGTTATCATAGGCGAAGAAGGCAGCGCAAACGTGCTTGACGAGAAGCAACTCTCTATCGTTTTACGCGAGCCAATAGGCGTCGTGGGTCAGATAGTGCCTTGGAATTTTCCATTTTTGATGGCAGCTTGGAAGCTAGCTCCAGTGATCGCAGCAGGCGATGCGAGTGTATTTAAGCCATCAAGCGAGACAAGCCTAAGCGTGCTTGAGCTATTTAGGCTGATAGATAAAATTTTGCCAAAAGGTCTTATCAACATAATAACTGGAAAAGGTAGCAAGAGCGGCGAGTGGATTAAAAACCATCCAGGCCTTGATAAGCTAGCATTTACTGGCTCAACCGAGATCGGCCGCGATATCGCCATAGCTGCTGCTCGCCGTATCATCCCAGCTACACTTGAGCTTGGCGGCAAGAGCGCAAATATCTTCTTTAGCGACGCAAATTTAGACAAAGCGCTTGACGGCCTTCAGCTTGGAATTTTGTTTAACCAAGGTCAAGTTTGCTGCGCAGGTTCAAGAATTTTCGTAGAAGAGAGCTTTTATGACAAATTTATAGAGGCTGCGGTTAAGAAATTTAGCACTATAAAGGTTGGCGATCCGTTAGATCCTAGCACTCAAATGGGCTCACAAATCAATAAAAAACAAGCTGAGCAAATTCTAAACTACGTCGAGATCGGCAAAAAAGAAGGCGCAAAAGTGGCAGTTGGTGGTAAAGCCTACACCGCAAATGGTTGCGACAAGGGCGCATTTGTAGAGCCAACGTTGCTAGTTGATGTGACAAATGATATGAGAGTGGCTCAAGAAGAGATCTTTGGACCAGTTGGCGTTGTCATCAAATTTAAAGATGAAGCCGAGCTTATCAAAATGGTAAATGATAGTGAATATGGCCTAGGTGGTGGAATTTTCACGCAAGACATCACAAAAGCACTTCGCGTTGCAAGGTCGATGGAGACTGGCAGGGTCTGGATCAACACCTACAACCAAATCCCAGCAGGTAGCCCATTTGGCGGATATAAAAACTCAGGTATCGGCCGTGAAACGCACAAGATCATCCTTGAGCACTACACTCAGATGAAAAACATCATGATCGATCTCACCGGCAAGGTTAGCGGCTTTTACGCACAATGA
- a CDS encoding sensor histidine kinase, producing the protein MSEKTQILFKILSLYLVSTVLFLGYFFIHDYKNKKETLILNEAKSLKEIKMGIYMKARMNGLDSISSLTKEKGVHACIVLKNGEKIYKDFDCQKIDKSKNVNLIGGKVAIFEKIQYMDDNTTDELSHADIFLVGKDIKAEILSLQISTTLKALFFFFALLFVAFYLAKLSLRPLYEKIDTLNRFIKDSTHEIKTPLSVISMSIETADLDNLNERNLKRFNNISLAAKSLNNIYDALVHLSFNLDKPSKKELIDLNLLTTQRLNYFSPFFAKRGLEIDTSLKPSFINADLGDVSKILDNLLSNASKYAAPNSKVRITLEPNFFSISNTGRGISKEQQLQIFDRYTRFNDDQGGFGIGLNLVKECCKKNDIVVKCQSELDGETTFLLSWQS; encoded by the coding sequence ATGTCTGAAAAGACGCAAATTTTATTTAAAATTTTATCCCTCTATCTTGTTAGCACTGTGCTATTTTTAGGATATTTTTTCATACACGACTATAAAAACAAAAAAGAAACGCTCATTTTAAACGAGGCGAAGTCTTTAAAAGAGATAAAAATGGGCATTTACATGAAAGCTAGAATGAATGGACTTGACTCAATTTCAAGTCTAACAAAAGAAAAAGGCGTGCATGCTTGCATCGTGCTAAAAAATGGCGAGAAAATTTATAAAGACTTTGACTGCCAAAAAATCGACAAAAGTAAAAATGTAAATTTGATCGGCGGCAAGGTTGCGATATTTGAAAAGATCCAGTACATGGACGACAACACCACAGACGAGCTCTCACACGCAGATATTTTTCTAGTTGGCAAAGATATCAAGGCTGAAATTTTGTCTTTACAAATTTCAACCACGCTAAAGGCACTCTTTTTCTTTTTTGCCCTGCTCTTTGTCGCCTTTTACCTAGCAAAACTAAGCCTAAGACCGCTTTATGAAAAGATAGATACGCTAAACCGCTTCATAAAAGACTCAACACACGAGATAAAAACGCCTCTAAGCGTCATCTCGATGAGTATAGAAACGGCCGATCTTGACAACCTAAATGAGCGAAATTTAAAGCGTTTTAACAATATCAGCCTTGCCGCAAAGAGCCTAAATAACATTTATGACGCGCTCGTTCATCTAAGCTTTAACCTAGATAAGCCTAGCAAAAAGGAGCTCATAGATCTAAATTTACTAACCACACAAAGACTGAACTATTTCTCGCCATTTTTTGCCAAACGTGGACTTGAGATAGATACTAGCCTAAAGCCAAGCTTTATAAATGCAGATCTTGGGGATGTGAGCAAAATTTTAGACAACCTTCTTAGCAACGCCTCCAAATATGCAGCGCCAAATTCAAAAGTACGCATCACTTTAGAGCCAAATTTCTTTAGCATAAGTAACACCGGTCGAGGCATCAGCAAAGAGCAGCAACTTCAAATTTTTGATCGTTACACGAGATTTAACGACGATCAAGGCGGCTTTGGCATAGGGCTAAATTTAGTTAAAGAGTGCTGTAAGAAAAATGATATCGTCGTAAAATGCCAAAGCGAACTTGATGGCGAGACTACGTTTTTGCTCTCTTGGCAGAGTTAA
- a CDS encoding YihY family inner membrane protein has protein sequence MSRLSLSKQSLKEFLNLLPTLKDKELFHYASSLSFHTILSIIPILLISFSIFTKLPSFEDYYAKIQDFIFSALLPSNQEIISNYLQNFLKNSGNLGIVGFVAMIFTSAMFFSDYEYVVLKVTRANKARGFWSALSSYWTLITLAPLGLAGSFYLSSLIQEMLNSNVITSSINFLSIFPYIIIWAIFCVTYLISVNDEIKFKSALFSSFAASLIWYLGKSAFVYYVLYNKTYLSVYGSFSAVLFFFVWIYISWIIFLYGLKLCAYLSNSSKFKR, from the coding sequence ATGAGCCGTTTGTCCTTAAGTAAGCAAAGCTTAAAAGAGTTTTTAAATTTGCTCCCAACGCTTAAGGACAAAGAGCTCTTTCACTATGCCTCAAGCCTTAGTTTTCATACGATTTTATCGATCATTCCGATACTTCTTATATCGTTTTCTATCTTTACAAAACTGCCTAGTTTTGAGGATTATTACGCCAAGATTCAAGATTTTATATTTTCAGCTCTTTTGCCAAGTAACCAAGAGATCATCTCAAACTACTTGCAAAATTTCTTAAAAAATAGTGGAAATTTAGGTATAGTTGGCTTTGTAGCGATGATATTTACATCGGCTATGTTTTTTAGCGACTACGAGTATGTAGTTTTGAAAGTGACACGTGCAAATAAGGCTAGAGGATTTTGGTCAGCACTTAGCTCGTATTGGACGCTTATCACGCTTGCGCCACTTGGTCTTGCTGGTAGTTTTTATCTCTCAAGCCTTATTCAAGAGATGCTAAACTCAAACGTTATCACAAGCTCTATAAATTTTTTAAGCATATTTCCATATATCATCATTTGGGCGATATTTTGTGTCACATATCTCATCTCAGTAAATGACGAGATAAAATTTAAAAGCGCACTTTTTAGCTCATTTGCAGCCTCGCTTATTTGGTATCTTGGTAAGTCAGCGTTTGTCTACTACGTTCTTTATAACAAAACCTATCTAAGCGTTTATGGCTCGTTTTCGGCTGTGCTTTTCTTCTTTGTCTGGATCTACATATCGTGGATCATCTTTTTATATGGGCTAAAACTTTGTGCTTATCTTTCAAATAGCTCAAAATTTAAAAGATAA
- a CDS encoding YaaA family protein: protein MALKILFSPSESKISLNTNNKFNGKDLIFPELFDKRVEILNKYDEFLKNANLDEIKKLFGLKELEESKQLRESLSQKGSIKAILRYDGVAYKHLNYRGLDNEAQKYIDNNVLIFSNLFGPILAKDEIPEYKLKQGEKLGGFEISKFYEKNFSKAVNDFLQNDEILDLRAKFYEKFYTIKKEYITFCFVKNKKIVSHHAKAYRGEVLRQIANKLVKNKDELLSLNFKNLKLIDMKKFGLKTELMFEICE from the coding sequence ATGGCACTAAAAATTCTCTTTTCTCCAAGCGAAAGTAAAATTTCTCTAAATACAAATAATAAATTTAATGGCAAAGATTTGATATTTCCAGAGCTTTTTGATAAAAGAGTTGAAATTTTAAATAAATACGATGAGTTTTTAAAAAACGCAAATTTAGACGAGATAAAAAAGCTTTTTGGGCTAAAAGAACTTGAAGAGAGTAAGCAGCTGCGAGAAAGCCTATCTCAAAAAGGCAGTATAAAAGCTATTTTAAGGTATGATGGAGTGGCTTATAAACATCTAAACTATCGTGGTTTAGACAATGAGGCACAAAAATATATAGATAATAATGTTTTAATATTTTCAAATTTATTTGGACCTATCTTAGCAAAAGATGAGATACCAGAGTACAAACTAAAGCAAGGTGAAAAGCTAGGTGGCTTTGAAATTTCAAAATTTTATGAAAAAAATTTTAGTAAAGCGGTTAATGATTTTTTGCAAAATGATGAGATTTTAGACCTTAGAGCTAAGTTTTATGAAAAATTTTACACTATAAAAAAAGAATACATAACTTTTTGTTTTGTAAAAAATAAAAAAATAGTGAGTCATCACGCAAAAGCGTATAGAGGCGAAGTCTTGCGCCAGATAGCAAATAAGCTTGTAAAAAATAAAGATGAATTATTGAGCTTAAATTTTAAAAATTTAAAGCTTATTGATATGAAAAAGTTTGGTCTAAAGACCGAGCTTATGTTTGAAATTTGCGAGTAA
- a CDS encoding HU family DNA-binding protein yields the protein MKKAEFIQAVADKAGLSKKDTLKVVDATLETIQAVLEKGDTISFIGFGTFGTADRAARKARVPGTKKVIDVPASKAVKFKVGKKLKEAVAAGAAKKGKKK from the coding sequence ATGAAAAAAGCTGAATTTATTCAAGCTGTTGCCGATAAGGCTGGTCTTTCAAAAAAAGATACTCTAAAAGTTGTTGATGCTACTTTGGAGACAATCCAAGCAGTTCTTGAAAAAGGCGATACAATTAGCTTTATAGGCTTTGGTACTTTTGGTACTGCTGACAGAGCTGCAAGAAAAGCTAGAGTTCCTGGAACTAAAAAAGTTATCGATGTTCCTGCTAGCAAAGCAGTTAAATTCAAAGTTGGCAAAAAACTTAAAGAAGCAGTTGCTGCTGGTGCTGCTAAAAAAGGTAAAAAGAAATAA
- a CDS encoding AEC family transporter, which yields MNFTPLFAIFFIIATGFFAKKVGIVEQKHSIPFVDFVLCFAMPALIFDKIYHVNVDVSLINTILIGFGSTAISAVIALVLGKIFKFTKVTTVSMVMLSLFGNTLFVGMPVIQGFFGDAMVNEVIFYDQIATGIPLSILGPLILSFAAPEKVSLFQNTMKILKFPPFIALIMALILKEVPLPEFIFAPLRMFEGSVTPVALFAIGVGLNFSSITSSYKGVSVVLLCKMILPAIVFFIILKFSGIQMNRTWVVGLFQCAMPTSALASAMVIKAGLDSSLAISSVAIGVLFSFITLPVIYFVFA from the coding sequence ATGAACTTCACTCCACTTTTTGCAATTTTTTTCATAATCGCAACTGGTTTTTTTGCTAAAAAAGTCGGCATTGTTGAGCAAAAGCACTCGATCCCATTTGTGGATTTTGTCCTTTGTTTTGCAATGCCTGCGCTAATCTTTGACAAAATTTATCACGTAAACGTCGACGTTTCGCTTATAAATACAATTTTAATTGGCTTTGGCTCAACAGCTATCAGTGCTGTCATAGCATTGGTGCTTGGCAAGATCTTTAAATTTACTAAAGTAACAACTGTTAGTATGGTCATGCTAAGCCTTTTTGGTAATACCCTATTTGTTGGTATGCCTGTCATTCAGGGCTTCTTTGGTGATGCGATGGTAAATGAAGTCATCTTTTACGATCAAATAGCCACTGGTATTCCGCTTTCGATCCTTGGGCCGCTTATTCTCTCTTTTGCTGCACCAGAGAAGGTTTCATTATTTCAAAATACGATGAAAATTTTAAAATTTCCGCCATTTATCGCGCTTATTATGGCTCTTATCTTAAAAGAAGTCCCTTTGCCTGAGTTTATCTTTGCTCCACTTAGGATGTTTGAAGGTAGCGTTACTCCGGTAGCACTTTTTGCGATTGGTGTTGGACTTAACTTTAGCAGCATCACAAGCTCATATAAAGGCGTTAGCGTTGTGCTTTTGTGTAAGATGATCTTGCCAGCTATCGTATTTTTCATCATATTAAAATTTTCAGGTATCCAAATGAATAGAACATGGGTAGTTGGTCTTTTTCAATGTGCAATGCCAACATCAGCCCTTGCAAGTGCGATGGTCATAAAAGCTGGCCTTGATAGCTCGCTAGCCATCTCATCAGTGGCCATAGGCGTGCTTTTTTCATTTATCACGCTTCCAGTTATATATTTTGTATTTGCGTAA
- a CDS encoding pyruvate kinase, with protein MKKLLLVALGAMFMLGGLANATEMMKKDDMGKDEMMKKEQMMKDDMGKKPMIKKDEMKKDDMGMKDEMKKDDMGMKKDEMKKGM; from the coding sequence ATGAAGAAATTACTACTAGTTGCACTTGGTGCTATGTTTATGCTTGGTGGTCTTGCAAATGCTACTGAAATGATGAAAAAAGATGACATGGGCAAAGACGAGATGATGAAGAAAGAGCAGATGATGAAAGATGACATGGGCAAAAAACCCATGATAAAAAAAGATGAGATGAAAAAAGATGACATGGGCATGAAAGACGAAATGAAAAAAGACGACATGGGTATGAAAAAAGACGAAATGAAAAAAGGCATGTAA
- a CDS encoding response regulator: MNIAPLKYNFINLKDLKNPTDMLHAFKDKQDLEINNEQISNLKESIEASKVINVTDAEIKEQNRHKILQKVEEILNNYSKNLIYSNNKIHSDELSRGYHFSENAYFKNIKASDSSSMLSTLKSGYLENTKFKNLNDYAYSNTLKTKYGEVEVFLDIYGDNDKLGTTKLENNSYLFSFDSNSDGVLDQKDILFDKLKVRGYDKDGNEKIANLSDVMPRVDLRQFISTNVINHNQIKREELNRKATITNNPDLYVDTKDIDYRHSYYASDPNTLFAAENRYEKIEKNDINNFFKKYAQNDGWVDLRRNNIFGKDSSFKNFAYLKVGFDDTARLSEFNPIIEPSKEHKKDENFSYTKFQKDSFMKFYKDYNAEFDAYNKMIENLGNNLKKFEENADAYISKLENTKSAKMIAMENEFKQATGLEFSISNLKKVKKAFITNEATAAASLQDSDSVIAMKLNKDGTIRLKFDSGREIDVKELYNDTGKLNTSSELKTSINLEAKEMNNVQLNSLDFKDIGFMQGDKIVSLKDAGAIAIANLSNKFESKFLISLNNGKSISTREIYNISYLENDLKSKEKIDERDKFYKKVDIKV, encoded by the coding sequence ATGAATATTGCACCTTTAAAATATAACTTTATAAATTTAAAAGATTTAAAAAATCCTACAGATATGCTCCATGCCTTTAAGGATAAACAAGATTTAGAGATAAACAACGAACAAATTTCAAATTTAAAAGAAAGTATAGAAGCAAGCAAAGTTATAAATGTTACTGATGCCGAGATAAAAGAGCAAAACAGACACAAAATCCTACAAAAAGTAGAAGAAATTTTAAATAACTACTCAAAAAATCTCATCTACAGTAACAATAAAATCCACTCCGATGAACTTTCTAGAGGCTATCATTTTAGTGAAAATGCCTACTTTAAAAATATAAAAGCTTCAGATAGTAGCAGCATGTTATCTACACTAAAAAGTGGATACTTAGAAAATACAAAATTTAAAAATTTAAATGATTACGCCTATTCAAACACTCTAAAAACAAAATATGGCGAAGTAGAAGTATTTTTAGATATTTACGGCGATAACGATAAACTTGGCACTACAAAATTAGAAAATAATAGTTATCTTTTTAGCTTTGATAGTAATAGTGATGGTGTGCTAGACCAAAAAGATATACTCTTTGATAAGCTAAAAGTAAGGGGTTACGACAAAGATGGAAATGAAAAAATAGCAAATTTAAGCGATGTGATGCCAAGGGTTGATCTTAGGCAGTTTATCAGCACAAATGTCATAAATCACAATCAAATAAAAAGAGAAGAGTTAAATCGTAAAGCAACGATCACAAATAATCCCGATCTTTATGTGGATACAAAAGATATTGATTATAGGCACTCTTACTACGCCTCAGATCCAAATACTTTGTTTGCTGCAGAAAACAGATATGAAAAGATAGAGAAAAATGATATAAATAATTTCTTTAAAAAATATGCCCAAAATGACGGCTGGGTCGATCTAAGACGCAATAATATCTTTGGCAAAGATAGCTCTTTTAAAAATTTTGCCTATCTTAAAGTGGGTTTTGATGATACTGCAAGACTAAGCGAGTTTAATCCGATCATTGAGCCAAGCAAAGAGCACAAAAAAGATGAAAATTTCTCATATACAAAATTTCAAAAAGATAGTTTTATGAAATTTTACAAAGATTATAACGCTGAGTTTGACGCATACAACAAAATGATAGAAAATCTTGGCAATAATTTAAAGAAATTTGAAGAAAATGCAGACGCTTATATATCAAAGCTTGAGAATACAAAATCAGCCAAAATGATCGCGATGGAAAATGAATTTAAGCAAGCAACTGGACTTGAGTTTAGTATCTCAAATTTAAAAAAAGTAAAAAAGGCTTTTATAACAAATGAAGCCACAGCTGCTGCATCTTTGCAAGATAGCGATAGCGTTATAGCTATGAAGCTAAACAAAGATGGCACCATAAGGCTAAAATTTGATAGTGGTAGAGAGATAGACGTAAAAGAGCTCTATAACGATACTGGCAAGCTAAATACATCAAGTGAGCTAAAAACTAGCATAAATTTAGAGGCAAAAGAGATGAATAATGTGCAGTTAAATAGCTTGGATTTTAAAGATATTGGCTTCATGCAAGGTGATAAAATCGTAAGCCTAAAAGATGCTGGAGCGATCGCTATTGCCAATCTATCTAATAAATTTGAGAGTAAATTTTTAATCAGTCTAAATAATGGTAAAAGCATATCTACAAGAGAAATTTATAATATCAGCTATCTTGAGAATGATTTAAAGAGCAAAGAAAAGATAGATGAGAGAGATAAATTTTATAAAAAGGTTGATATTAAGGTATAA